The genomic DNA GATTGACACTCATACTAATGAGCAATCCCGCCTTGGGTTAATTGTGCCGGGTTTAGTAATCGCTCTAATTCTTCTCTGCTTAACGTCGTTTCTTCTTCAGCTACATCAATGATCGCCCGTTGTTCTTTGTAGGCTTTTTTGGCTATCTCTGCGGCCTTTAAATAACCAATTACTGGGTTAAGTGCTGTGACTAATATCGGGTTTTTGGCGAGGGCTTTCTGTAAATTATCATCACGAACAGTAAAGGTTGCGATGGCTTTGTCTGCCAGTAAGGTAGTAGCGCTTGCCAGCAGTTCCATATTTTGCAGTAAGTTATAGGCAATGACGGGTAGCATCACGTTCAATTGGAAGTTACCCGACTGGCCTGCAATGGTAATAGTGGTGTCGTTGCCAATTACTTGCGCTGCAACCATGGCTGCGGCTTCTGGGATCACTGGATTAACTTTCCCTGGCATGATCGATGAACCTGGCTGTAAGGCTTCAAGCTCTATTTCACCTAAGCCCGCCAGTGGACCTGAGTTCATCCAACGTAAATCATTTGAAATTTTCATTACTGCCACAGCCGTTGTTTTTAACTGGCCCGATAAGGCGACTATGGCGTCTTGACTTCCCATGCTGTAGAAAAAATTGTCACTGGTGGTAAAAGCAATTTCTGTTGATATAGAGAGGTTGTTGGCGAAAATGGCGGAAAATTGAGGATCGGCATTGATCCCTGTGCCTACAGCGGTTCCACCTTGTGCGAGTGCACTGCTATTTTCAAGGGCATGTTCTATGCCGAGTTTGGCTTTCTCTATTTGTGTTTTCCAACCTTGCAGCTCTTGTGTGAGAGAAATGGGCATGGCATCCATTAAATGAGTTCGGCCTGTTTTTATTATCCCTTCTACTTGGATGCTTTTTTTGTCGAGCTCAGCGCTTAGGTGAGCTAACGCAGGAGCCAGTTGTTGATGGTAGCTTAATGCTGCACTGACTTGGATCGCTGTTGGGATCACATCGTTGCTGCTTTGGCCCATGTTCACATGATCATTTGGGCTCACGGGTTGACCAAGTTGCTCACTGGCTAGCGTAGCAATCACCTCATTGGCGTTCATGTTTGAACTGGTCCCAGAACCTGTTTGAAAGACATCAATCGGAAAATGTTCATGGAACTGCTTATCGATGATTTTCTGGCAGCTATCAATAATTGCATGAGCTATGTCGTGATCGAGTAACTTCAATTCAAGGTTACTGCGGGCAGCGGCTTGTTTGATATATGCCAATGCTTGGATAAAGTTGGTTGGCATTGGGATACCGCTAACGGGGAAATTATTGATAGCACGCTGTGTTTGCGCTTGATAGAGCGCGTCTTTTGGCACGTGAACATCGCCCATGCTGTCGGTTTCAGTACGGTATTGGATAGTCATGTAAGGTCCTTAAAAGCCAGATGTATGTTGGACTTGTCTTATTTCTCGTTGTAATGAGAGGAAGCGTTGCTTGCCAGCTTGTGAATCGCCGTAATATTTCTTTAAGGCGAGTAACGGACAGTGAAGGTAATCCCAACAGACACGACGAAAAATACGAGAATGGCCACGATGATCGATGGCTTTGAGTAAATTAAAAAACACCCGCCTTAGGAATAATTCTTGTAGAAGCGGGTTAGGGTTTTTGGTCCCTGATTGGTAGCAAGCAGCAAGAGTTACCCCTGATTGAATAAAATCAACAATGACGTCTGGTTCAAAGCCAGGGACAATATGTGGGTTAAGAAAGCGATCTTCGGCAGAGAAGAAAGCTTGGTAGCAACTTGCTGTTTGTTTCATGCGAGATCCGAAGTTTAATTATTCGTAGTGATAATTATTATCATTTGATGTGATTGTGCGCAAGTAGAAAACACGATGTTCGTATTAAACAAGTTTAGTGTTCTACTAAGAATCTGCTATGAAATTTATGGCGCTTGGGGTAAGCAGCGGGGATTTAAGAGGGGACTTGTGAGTTCCCCCAAAAAAACAAATGTAGTTTAGTTGTTGTTTTATATTGAAGCCGTCTGGATTTGCCAGCCTTTGTTGTTTGCTAATTTTTCAAATTGTTCACGTTCAAGCGCTACTTGTTCTTCAAGCCAAGTAATAAATGTACGTGTGATCGTGTTCTTGTTTTGGCAAACATAGGCATAACGCCACGGGCCTTCAATGATCGTGACAGGGTGAGGCAATTGAAGAAACCCTTTTTCTAGTTCACTCACTACTAATAAGAGATCTGTCATGGCGATACCTTGCCCCGCCATACATGAGGTCAGTGCCATATCCAATGTATCAAAGGTCAATCCATTGTCTTGATGAGAAAAACGTATACCTGACTGTGCTAACCAATTTCGCCAGTCTGATCTGTCTTTAGTTGGGTGTAATAACGGAAAACAAAGCGCTTGCTCGAGTGTTAATTGTTTGGCTTCCGGAGCGATTAAAGCGGAATAGACAGGCGCTAATAACTCATTACGCAGAAAGGTCGAATGAAAGCGACCTTGGGGTTTGTCTTCATAGTTATAAATCGCAATATCGTATTCATCACTTGTCAGGCTAACTTCATCACTGGTGTTACCTATGATAGATGACAGTACAATATCGATGTCGGGTTGCTGTTCTTTAAAGGAATGCAAACGAGGAATGAGCCAACGCACCGCTAAGCTCATGGCTACATTCAGCCGTAAAGTATTGTCATCTTGGTGCTTAAGCTGATCAATATGGCTATTAAGTTCACTAAATTGGCGGGTTAGTAAATCAGCGAGTGATTTACCTTCATTGGTTAATGTTAGTGCTCTATGCTGCCTTATAAATAGGGTAATGCCTAAATGAGCTTCCAGCTGTTTTATCTGGCGACTGACGGCACTTTGCGTCACATTGAGTTCTTCTGCAGCAAGCGTAAAGCTTAAATTGCGCGAGGCCGCTTCAAATACACGTAATGCGTTGAGTGAAGGTGGTAGTGAAGTGTGTCTTTTTTTCAACTTATCGACCTTTTGCATGAGTTTTATGAATCCAAGAGTGCCGAAAACTCGTTTGAAAATCAACGCGAATACCACTACCTTTGGATCTCACGAAAGAATACAATTCAAGCTGTAGCAAAAAGTAGTAGAGGTAAGTATCGGTAACACACTTTTTCACTTCCCTCTGTCCATCGAGAACACTCACTGCCTAGTCATACAGCTACACCGCATATTCAAGCAATTGTCGTTATTTCTATAGGCACTAAATACGAATGAAAAAACTGATCAGCCTTGCTGTACCTTTAATTATCTCTCAGTTGATTGCACAGCTTCTGATGTTTACTGACGTCTGGATGATGGCGCAACTGAACGTCATGGCGATAGCTGGTGGCGGGTTAGGGGCATCTGTCTATTCCTTTATCTTTCTTATCGCAGGTAGCACCGTCGGTTGTGTTGCAAACTTGATTGCCATTGCCTACGGGAAACATGTTCGACAACCGGAAAAAGCCAACCAAGAAATTCGTTCTTCATTGAAAGGGGGGATTTTACTGGCGCTAATTTTAACTTTGGCATTACAGCCGCTGTTTTACACGATGGAAGGTTGGTTACTTCACGCTAAGCAGGATCCACAGGCCGTTGCGTTAGCGATGGACTATTTTCATGCATTGAAATGGTCGATGTTACCAACGCTTTTTTTACTTGTGCTACGGAGCCTTGTGAGTGCATTTGGTGATACGCGTTCTGTGATGGTGATGTCGCTAGCAACGGTTACGCTGAATGTTCCCTTAAGTTACTTACTTGCATTTAAAATGGACATGGGTATCGCAGGTTTAGGTTATGGAACATCGTTAGCTGCATTTATTATTATGCTGGGCTACGGATTCTGGGTGTTTAGCCAACCTCGTTACCAAAAATATTCTCCGTTCAATATGTTGTCAGAATATCGTCTAGGGGCGATTACGCCACTACTGGGTATTGGTGTACCTATTATGATTGCGACCTTGCTTGAGCATGCGCTATTTTCAGGTGCCGCCTTATTAGCGGGTACCTTAGGCGCCGTGTCTTTAGCGATAAATCAAATAGCTATGCAGTGCTTAAATTTCTCATGGAATATAGCTTTTGGTTTCTCACAGGCAGCTTCAATTTTGGTAAGCCAGCACGTTGGTAGTAATGAACCTTGTTTGGTGCGTCACTATGCGAAGCAAGGGCTAATTGTTGTTACTGCAACCAGTGCTGTAATTGGCGTGCTATTAAGCATGCACCCAGAATTCTTAACCCAAGTCTTTAGTGTCGAAGGAGATGCATTAGCGACCGATCTTGTAAAAGCATTGCCGGGTGTCATGATCATGGTTTCGCTGTGTTTTGTGGTCGATGCATGGCAATTAGCCGCCATCAGTATCTTACGTGGGATGAAAGTCGTTATTGCCCCCACGATAATGACAGTGATTGGATACTGGGTCGTTGGCTTACCTGCTGCATGGTTCCTAATGGATAGCATGGGGCTAGAAGGTATTTGGGCGGGCGTCGCATTGGGACTTGCGGCAACAGGGATTTTGTTGATGGTTATTCTGTATAAAAGTGTGACTGACTTTCAGCGAAAAGCAGAAGATCTTGATGCATTAGGTGTTACTGCTTAGCTCACATTGCCGTAAGTATCGGCTTTAACATATCAAAGCGAGTCCTAGTGGCTCGCTTTGCTGTTTCTATTGTTTATTAATGACCTTGGCTGCTGGCTCGGCGTATTAGGGTGTGATAGTCGCAATATCATCGTAATATAGTTGCCATCTGATTTACGCAATAAGATCGAGGAAGATTGATGTCTATTACCAACCAGCTGTTATTGTTTCTGGATGTTGTACAGCAAGGCTCTTTTACGAAAGCTGCTTTACTTCATGATATGGACAACTCATCACTTTCAAAACAGATCAAAAAGCTTGAGCATGAACTTGGAGTCCAGTTATTGAATCGATCAACCCGATCTTTTTCTTTAACGTCGGCAGGTGAAGAGATCCTCGAACAAACGCATGCGCTTAGTGAGACGTTAGATAACATCCAAAATATTGCAGATGCTTACCACTCGGTACCCAAAGGGGAGCTACGCATCACTTCACCTGTATATTTTGGGCAGGAATATCTTCAACCTGTGGTTTCACAATTCATGAAGCAGTACCCTGATGTCAAAATAAAATTATCGCTAGATGATAAGAAAGTAGACATTATTGGCGATCATTTTGACCTTGCGTTTCGCTTAGGTAAATTAACTGAATCTAATCTGATTGCGAGAAAAATTGCAAATACCCATTTTGTAGCCGTTGCTGCGAAGTCCTTTGTGGAGCAACATGGTTACCCCAACTCGCCTGAAGAACTTATCGCTTTGCCTGCTGTTGTTTATAGCAATGGTACGCTGACACTTAACCAGTTGAGTACACGAGAAATTGGCAGTACACAGCCATTTAGTATGTATAAAATGTTTGGTAATTATAAAGTCAGTGATATTCGAACTTTGATTGGTGCAGTAAGAGATGGTTTGGGGTACAGCTTAATTGATATTTCTAATTTAGAACGTCCAGTAGATGAATTGGGCTTGGTTCAACTATTGAAAAACTATGAAGTTTCGACCAGAGAAACCGCCATTTATGCGATATACCCTCATCGAAAGCAAACGATGCTAGTCAAAGAATTTATTAAAACGATACAAGAATATATTGGGTCTCCACCTCGTTGGGAATCACACATTGTTAGCGCTTCCAACGTGTAAATCTATTAAGGTCAAGACTGCTTATTTTGGACCGGGTCAATATAATCGAAAAGGCGAGCTGATATTCAGCTCGCCTTCGTCATTTTATTCTTATTTTTGCGATGAGCTTATAAGCTATAGCTTATCAAGAATAAATGCATTTAGGTTTTTGGTGGAAGCCAAACGGATGGCTTTCGCTGGCGCATAATCAGGATCATCAATCCATGCTTGTGCGGCAGTTCGACTAGGGAATTGGATTACGACTTTGATATCAGCTTCATTGCCACTGAGTTGAATGCCTTCATTTGTGGCAGCTAGAAGCTCACCACCATGTTTAGCAATAGTGCTGCCTGTTAGTTCGTTTGAGCCTGGATTATATTTCGCATATTGTTCAGGATCGGCAATATCGTAAGTTAGAATAAAATAAGCAGTCATGAAGATTAACCTTGTTCTTTTGTAGGTTCTTTCGGCTTGGCCGACGAGAACTGTTTTGGTGGCGTTATCATGCCGTGAATGACTACTTTGGGAAATAGCTCTACTTCCCAATCATT from Photobacterium sanguinicancri includes the following:
- a CDS encoding class II fumarate hydratase; translated protein: MTIQYRTETDSMGDVHVPKDALYQAQTQRAINNFPVSGIPMPTNFIQALAYIKQAAARSNLELKLLDHDIAHAIIDSCQKIIDKQFHEHFPIDVFQTGSGTSSNMNANEVIATLASEQLGQPVSPNDHVNMGQSSNDVIPTAIQVSAALSYHQQLAPALAHLSAELDKKSIQVEGIIKTGRTHLMDAMPISLTQELQGWKTQIEKAKLGIEHALENSSALAQGGTAVGTGINADPQFSAIFANNLSISTEIAFTTSDNFFYSMGSQDAIVALSGQLKTTAVAVMKISNDLRWMNSGPLAGLGEIELEALQPGSSIMPGKVNPVIPEAAAMVAAQVIGNDTTITIAGQSGNFQLNVMLPVIAYNLLQNMELLASATTLLADKAIATFTVRDDNLQKALAKNPILVTALNPVIGYLKAAEIAKKAYKEQRAIIDVAEEETTLSREELERLLNPAQLTQGGIAH
- a CDS encoding LysR family transcriptional regulator, producing MKKRHTSLPPSLNALRVFEAASRNLSFTLAAEELNVTQSAVSRQIKQLEAHLGITLFIRQHRALTLTNEGKSLADLLTRQFSELNSHIDQLKHQDDNTLRLNVAMSLAVRWLIPRLHSFKEQQPDIDIVLSSIIGNTSDEVSLTSDEYDIAIYNYEDKPQGRFHSTFLRNELLAPVYSALIAPEAKQLTLEQALCFPLLHPTKDRSDWRNWLAQSGIRFSHQDNGLTFDTLDMALTSCMAGQGIAMTDLLLVVSELEKGFLQLPHPVTIIEGPWRYAYVCQNKNTITRTFITWLEEQVALEREQFEKLANNKGWQIQTASI
- a CDS encoding MATE family efflux transporter yields the protein MKKLISLAVPLIISQLIAQLLMFTDVWMMAQLNVMAIAGGGLGASVYSFIFLIAGSTVGCVANLIAIAYGKHVRQPEKANQEIRSSLKGGILLALILTLALQPLFYTMEGWLLHAKQDPQAVALAMDYFHALKWSMLPTLFLLVLRSLVSAFGDTRSVMVMSLATVTLNVPLSYLLAFKMDMGIAGLGYGTSLAAFIIMLGYGFWVFSQPRYQKYSPFNMLSEYRLGAITPLLGIGVPIMIATLLEHALFSGAALLAGTLGAVSLAINQIAMQCLNFSWNIAFGFSQAASILVSQHVGSNEPCLVRHYAKQGLIVVTATSAVIGVLLSMHPEFLTQVFSVEGDALATDLVKALPGVMIMVSLCFVVDAWQLAAISILRGMKVVIAPTIMTVIGYWVVGLPAAWFLMDSMGLEGIWAGVALGLAATGILLMVILYKSVTDFQRKAEDLDALGVTA
- a CDS encoding LysR family transcriptional regulator, translating into MSITNQLLLFLDVVQQGSFTKAALLHDMDNSSLSKQIKKLEHELGVQLLNRSTRSFSLTSAGEEILEQTHALSETLDNIQNIADAYHSVPKGELRITSPVYFGQEYLQPVVSQFMKQYPDVKIKLSLDDKKVDIIGDHFDLAFRLGKLTESNLIARKIANTHFVAVAAKSFVEQHGYPNSPEELIALPAVVYSNGTLTLNQLSTREIGSTQPFSMYKMFGNYKVSDIRTLIGAVRDGLGYSLIDISNLERPVDELGLVQLLKNYEVSTRETAIYAIYPHRKQTMLVKEFIKTIQEYIGSPPRWESHIVSASNV
- a CDS encoding DUF1330 domain-containing protein codes for the protein MTAYFILTYDIADPEQYAKYNPGSNELTGSTIAKHGGELLAATNEGIQLSGNEADIKVVIQFPSRTAAQAWIDDPDYAPAKAIRLASTKNLNAFILDKL